In Dasypus novemcinctus isolate mDasNov1 chromosome 10, mDasNov1.1.hap2, whole genome shotgun sequence, one DNA window encodes the following:
- the FGF19 gene encoding fibroblast growth factor 19: protein MRGAPSGRTVARVLALAGLWLAAAGRPLASDAGPHMHYGWGEPVRLRHLYTAGPYGLFSCFLHIRADGTVDGKRSQSAHSLLEIKAVALRTVAIKGVSSALYLCMSADGSLQGLPQYSAEDCAFEEEIRPDGYNVYWSRKHGLPVSLSSAKQRQLYRGRGLPLSHFLPMLSVTPAEPRERGGDAEPGVFSQPLEIESMDPFGIASGLGLVKSPSFQK from the exons ATGCGGGGCGCACCGAGTGGGCGCACTGTGGCCCGCGTCTTGGCCCTGGCCGGCCTCTGGCTAGCCGCGGCCGGTCGCCCCTTGGCCTCGGACGCGGGGCCACACATGCACTACGGCTGGGGCGAGCCGGTCCGCTTGCGGCACCTGTATACCGCGGGCCCCTACGGCCTCTTCAGCTGCTTCCTGCACATCCGCGCCGACGGCACCGTGGATGGCAAGCGAAGCCAGAGCGCGCACA GTTTGCTCGAGATCAAGGCAGTGGCGCTGCGAACGGTGGCCATCAAGGGCGTGTCCAGCGCCCTGTACCTCTGCATGAGCGCCGACGGCAGCCTGCAGGGGCTG CCTCAGTACTCCGCGGAGGACTGTGCTTTCGAGGAGGAGATCCGCCCCGACGGCTACAACGTCTACTGGTCCCGGAAGCACGGCCTCCCTGTGTCCTTGAGCAGTGCGAAGCAGAGGCAGCTGTACCGGGGCAGAGGCCTGCCCCTGTCCCACTTCCTGCCCATGCTGTCCGTGACCCCGGCAGAGCCCCGGGAGCGCGGGGGCGACGCGGAGCCCGGCGTGTTCTCGCAGCCGCTGGAGATCGAGAGCATGGACCCTTTCGGCATTGCCTCTGGCCTTGGGCTGGTGAAGAGTCCCAGCTTTCAGAAATAA